A single genomic interval of Amblyomma americanum isolate KBUSLIRL-KWMA chromosome 11, ASM5285725v1, whole genome shotgun sequence harbors:
- the LOC144110410 gene encoding E3 SUMO-protein ligase PIAS1-like, whose translation MTTHAEDTVKAFAMLPAHPFYRLLRLLPLRAVVWAKQPDVLCYSGKYPPVARGHANSSLVFVHCTLQTERSALDSSTASVSVNGGASHHGIPLTMVNITPLFSLSKKNHFTLWAPDIPKHCTLHVSAVRKISEDELLRTIDDHAPYVHKWEETGALLKAQFADEDQVVVQHFQVSLLCPLTKTKMRVPSRGVRCRHVQCFDALAYLDVNESTLQPSWKCPVCGGQVFARDIRVDLFTLDVVGKVDNDCNAVVLECDGSWQPMSSDAKHSVIVIDDSFVEADTAHRDFPLIELSSDSDE comes from the exons ATGACGACCCACGCCGAGGACACTGTCAAAGCCTTCGCCATGCTTCCCGCCCACCCTTTCTACCGCCTGCTGAGGCTGCTTCCGTTGAGAGCCGTCGTCTGGGCCAAGCAACCAGATGTGCTCTGCTACAGCGGAAAGTATCCACCAGTGGCGAGAGGCCACGCCAATTCGTCATTGGTATTCGTGCACTGCACGCTGCAGACGGAGCGATCCGCTCTCGACAGCAGTACGGCGAGCGTATCCGTCAATGGCGGTGCTTCCCACCATGGCATTCCGTTAACGATGGTCAACATAACCCCGCTCTTTTCTTTGTCTAAAAAAAATCACTTCACTTTATGGGCCCCAGACATTCCGAAGCACTGTACTTTGCACGTCAGTGCAGTGAGAAAAATTTCCGAAGACGAGCTGTTGCGTACTATTGACGACCACGCCCCCTACGTGCACAAATGGGAAGAGACGGGGGCACTCCTCAAGGCACAATTTGCCGACGAAGACCAGGTCGTCGTTCAACATTTCCAG GTGTCTCTACTCTGTCCGTTAACGAAGACCAAGATGCGAGTCCCGAGCCGCGGAGTCCGTTGCAGACACGTGCAGTGCTTTGATGCACTGGCGTACCTCGACGTCAATGAAAGCACTCTGCAGCCGTCCTGGAAGTGCCCCGTGTGCGGCGGACAAGTCTTCGCCCGGGACATCCGCGTGGACCTGTTCACCCTGGACGTCGTGGGCAAGGTCGACAATGACTGCAACGCTGTGGTTCTTGAATGCGACGGAAGCTGGCAACCAATGTCGTCGGACGCAAAGCACAGCGTCATTGTCATTGATGACAGTTTCGTGGAGGCCGACACTGCCCATCGAGATTTTCCTCTCATTGAACTGTCGAGCGACTCGGACGAGTAG